In Candidatus Nitrosotenuis uzonensis, one DNA window encodes the following:
- a CDS encoding asparagine synthase C-terminal domain-containing protein, protein MQDQLLEKIKNAILNMVKEKKIGIAFSGGVDSTLVAKVCHDTGYDITLLTVGFAGSHDIVFSKKINKFLQFKHRVLEINPREFTRISKQIRARIKTENLSWNENCIAFYYVAKLARNLGIDTVVTANGIDELFCGYNGYRQAIKEGPQKIMDLMASKLENEIAMMKAVNDVSGEFGVIIVQPLLSDEFIKYAKSIPLSYKITDENDLLRKHIVRKAAILAGVPESSANARKKALQYGSLIHKTLIRSR, encoded by the coding sequence ATGCAAGACCAGTTATTGGAAAAAATCAAAAATGCAATCTTGAATATGGTGAAGGAAAAGAAAATAGGCATTGCGTTTTCTGGCGGCGTTGACAGTACGCTTGTTGCAAAAGTATGCCACGATACAGGCTATGATATAACTTTGCTTACGGTGGGCTTTGCTGGCTCGCACGACATAGTGTTCTCAAAAAAAATTAACAAGTTTTTACAATTCAAGCATCGTGTCCTTGAGATAAATCCTAGAGAATTTACCAGAATATCAAAGCAAATACGTGCCAGAATAAAGACTGAAAACCTCTCATGGAACGAAAATTGCATAGCGTTCTATTATGTGGCCAAACTTGCCAGAAATCTTGGGATAGACACGGTAGTGACAGCGAACGGGATTGATGAGCTGTTCTGCGGATACAACGGCTACAGGCAGGCAATAAAGGAAGGGCCTCAAAAGATAATGGATCTTATGGCATCAAAGCTGGAAAATGAGATTGCGATGATGAAGGCAGTTAATGATGTGAGTGGAGAGTTTGGAGTCATAATAGTTCAGCCCCTGCTCTCAGACGAATTTATCAAATATGCAAAATCAATACCTCTATCCTATAAAATAACAGATGAAAACGATCTTTTAAGAAAACATATAGTTAGAAAAGCGGCAATATTGGCAGGCGTACCAGAATCGTCTGCAAACGCAAGAAAAAAAGCACTACAATACGGCTCACTAATTCACAAAACTCTGATTCGCTCTAGATGA
- a CDS encoding S16 family serine protease yields the protein MTGKITIVLMIVLAISIFYNYTLLDSNAKLTERISTITGQLDALQAQTVKLQQQVSMKEKVVEEAPKKIFQAETGAKTITAVAVRPVLISEGFFQDVRYEGTAMNIRVDIREGTGLVLVNTAIPTGVDFQTSAKTAVKVAQEYTNVDLSNNDIIFSISAKNDEELQAVDGPSAGMAMTVLLIMEIQNKDVSEQVLLTGTIREDGSMGPVGGIFEKAEAAAKFGAKTFIVPKGLAITYVQECQESKEGPFLYRSCKSEARPLSPIMEEKYGMKVVEAADLKTVLQYF from the coding sequence ATGACCGGAAAAATCACCATTGTTCTTATGATAGTTTTGGCAATATCTATTTTCTACAACTATACACTACTTGATAGCAATGCAAAATTAACTGAAAGGATATCAACGATTACAGGTCAGCTTGACGCACTGCAAGCGCAGACAGTTAAGCTGCAACAACAGGTCAGTATGAAAGAAAAAGTTGTAGAAGAGGCGCCAAAAAAGATATTCCAAGCAGAAACAGGTGCCAAGACAATCACAGCAGTGGCAGTAAGACCTGTCTTGATAAGTGAGGGGTTTTTCCAGGACGTAAGATACGAGGGCACTGCCATGAACATCAGGGTAGACATACGCGAGGGCACAGGTCTTGTTCTTGTAAACACGGCAATTCCAACAGGTGTCGACTTTCAGACATCGGCCAAGACAGCGGTAAAGGTGGCACAGGAATATACAAATGTCGACCTGTCAAATAACGACATCATATTTTCAATCTCAGCAAAAAACGATGAGGAGTTGCAGGCAGTAGACGGCCCAAGTGCAGGCATGGCAATGACTGTCCTGCTCATAATGGAAATTCAGAATAAGGATGTCTCAGAACAAGTTTTGCTCACAGGCACCATCAGGGAAGACGGTTCAATGGGACCAGTTGGCGGTATATTTGAGAAGGCCGAGGCGGCAGCAAAGTTTGGTGCAAAGACATTCATTGTTCCAAAGGGACTTGCCATAACATATGTGCAAGAATGTCAGGAATCAAAGGAAGGTCCATTCTTGTACCGCAGTTGCAAATCCGAGGCAAGACCGCTATCACCCATAATGGAAGAAAAGTACGGGATGAAGGTGGTGGAGGCAGCCGACCTGAAAACAGTCTTGCAATATTTTTAA
- a CDS encoding YnfA family protein, with amino-acid sequence MVEVITTLAVFFFAALLEIGGGYLVWKWLREHKGKIFGFVGGAILFAYGIVPTLQPAEFGRVYATYGGIFVIMSVIWGYWVDKKKPDRYEIAGSIVVLIGVAIMFYYPR; translated from the coding sequence TTGGTCGAAGTGATAACTACACTGGCGGTGTTCTTTTTTGCAGCTTTGTTAGAGATTGGCGGAGGTTACCTTGTGTGGAAGTGGTTGCGTGAACACAAAGGCAAAATATTTGGGTTTGTTGGCGGAGCAATTCTATTTGCATATGGCATAGTACCCACACTTCAACCCGCAGAATTCGGTCGGGTGTATGCAACTTATGGAGGAATATTTGTCATCATGTCGGTGATTTGGGGGTACTGGGTAGACAAGAAAAAGCCAGACAGATATGAGATTGCAGGCTCAATTGTGGTACTAATAGGGGTCGCTATTATGTTTTATTATCCGCGTTAG
- the pdxT gene encoding pyridoxal 5'-phosphate synthase glutaminase subunit PdxT translates to MNIGVLGVQGDVAENVSATKTAMAKLGIKGTVRAVKTPEQISKLDGLIIPGGESTMIGQMSLVSGAIKTIKEKIQSGMPVFGICAGLILLSKNAKDRVVGKTNQPLLDLLDVRVERNSFGRQKDSFEAEVSAQPLGIAKTKGVFIRAPSIEDIGKGVEIISKFNEKIVAVKQANILATSFHPELTHDVSLHQYFVSMVAKKK, encoded by the coding sequence ATGAATATTGGCGTTTTGGGTGTTCAGGGCGATGTAGCAGAGAATGTTTCAGCTACAAAGACTGCGATGGCAAAGCTTGGCATAAAGGGAACGGTCAGGGCAGTAAAGACACCTGAGCAGATCTCCAAGCTTGACGGCCTGATAATTCCTGGCGGTGAGAGCACGATGATCGGGCAGATGTCACTTGTAAGCGGTGCGATAAAGACAATCAAGGAAAAGATCCAATCTGGAATGCCAGTCTTTGGCATCTGTGCAGGTCTGATTCTGCTATCAAAAAATGCAAAGGACAGGGTAGTGGGAAAGACCAACCAGCCACTGCTTGACCTGCTCGATGTCCGCGTGGAACGCAATTCCTTTGGAAGGCAAAAGGATTCGTTTGAGGCCGAGGTTTCGGCGCAGCCGCTTGGAATTGCAAAGACAAAGGGAGTCTTTATCAGGGCGCCTTCAATCGAGGATATTGGCAAGGGCGTGGAAATAATATCAAAATTCAACGAGAAAATAGTCGCAGTAAAGCAGGCAAATATTCTTGCAACGTCATTTCATCCGGAACTGACTCACGATGTGTCCCTGCACCAGTATTTCGTAAGCATGGTTGCAAAGAAAAAATAA
- a CDS encoding 6-pyruvoyl trahydropterin synthase family protein, translated as MSTTPTILDSDFRYIDKKGTLLKSRTELSVAQMLSFLGLDYTYQHKVTFPSGKSVLIDFMTSDGKLIEVIDSEQEIEKYKAIKQESPETKIAAVGSTKFAAKLKELDEVFFYDTRDAQSGSIFIEDPSFAFDYAHILPLVEKCSILHGHTSTVLVELVGDMKNNLLIDFGEAKKIIKETIGVLDHKFFINRKYLKAEDASHFRIAFEGPKGMFDMQVPKHTTYLLEGEATVENLSTEIIKILVPMLPKNIEAVGVYIYEGYNKGAHLISKISKA; from the coding sequence ATGAGCACAACACCGACTATACTTGATTCCGATTTTAGATACATAGACAAGAAGGGCACGCTCTTAAAGTCACGCACGGAACTCTCAGTTGCCCAGATGCTCTCATTTCTTGGACTGGATTACACGTACCAGCACAAAGTAACTTTTCCAAGCGGCAAGTCAGTACTCATAGATTTTATGACAAGCGACGGCAAGCTTATCGAGGTAATCGACTCAGAGCAAGAGATTGAAAAATACAAGGCAATAAAGCAGGAAAGCCCTGAAACGAAGATAGCTGCTGTAGGTAGTACAAAATTTGCAGCAAAGCTAAAGGAGCTTGATGAAGTGTTCTTCTACGATACGCGTGATGCACAATCAGGATCAATTTTCATCGAAGATCCATCATTTGCATTCGATTACGCCCACATACTGCCGCTAGTGGAGAAATGCTCAATACTACACGGACATACTTCAACTGTACTAGTTGAGCTTGTAGGAGACATGAAAAACAACCTGCTAATAGACTTTGGTGAAGCAAAAAAGATAATCAAGGAAACTATTGGTGTTCTTGATCACAAATTTTTCATAAATAGAAAATACCTAAAGGCAGAGGACGCTTCTCATTTTAGGATTGCATTTGAGGGACCAAAAGGAATGTTTGACATGCAGGTACCAAAACATACAACGTATCTTCTTGAGGGAGAAGCAACGGTGGAAAACCTTTCTACTGAAATAATAAAAATTCTAGTCCCCATGCTGCCAAAGAACATAGAAGCTGTTGGCGTTTACATTTATGAGGGCTATAACAAAGGAGCTCACCTAATTTCAAAAATTTCAAAGGCATAA
- a CDS encoding valine--tRNA ligase, whose amino-acid sequence MEPKIKETAWNPELESQMLEQWERLHLHDFVPEEKNFVIDTPPPYPSGRPWHIGAAAHYSQIDMIARTARMAGNNVYFPVGIDRNGLPVEIYTEKKHNIRMQETERSKFLELCKSSLDDLEAEMIQIMKSLGLSANFAQYYRTDSEEYRILTQATFIELWKKGIIYKATRPNNYDWVSGTTIADAEIQYQDIPTKLVYMKFKVKDTGKTIIIASTRPELLCACQTVIVNPEDQRYKDVIGKKIIVPVVNREVTIREHHSAQMEFGSGAVMVCSYGDQNDVALFREMKLEEIVAIGTNGLMTEAAGKYAGMKVKAARTQIIEDLKTADLIEKIEDITHRTPISERSKIPIEIIPMEEYYVRQIESVEKIRNLAQKITFHPEMHRQILMNWLDSITIDWPISRRRFYGTEIPIWYCKNCSEPHVPEPGRYYKPWKDSAPFAKCTKCSSKDFVGETRTFDTWMDSSVSPLFISKFQSDPEFFRKTYPATLRPQAKDIVRTWLYYTILRCEQLTGRVPWSEAWIMGYGLDEKGMKMSKSKGNVVDPLPVIQKFGADTFRFWSASEINHGYDFRCSEQKIETTKKFLSKLWNVSRFISSYPVIKDANPTETDRWILSELDNLIKECRNGYSDYNFFVPAIAVREFTWNVFAAHYIEMVKARAYGDGFTESEKNAAIYTLHKVLSTILLLLAPITPFITDFMWQTLYSKETIHKQRHPEPQGAEDMSRFTKEIEEFNSRVWNEKKSKGLSLKDAISIEIPEYLKPFAKDLISMHRIST is encoded by the coding sequence ATGGAGCCAAAGATCAAAGAGACAGCATGGAACCCAGAGCTTGAAAGCCAAATGCTAGAACAATGGGAACGATTACATCTGCACGATTTTGTACCGGAGGAAAAGAACTTTGTTATTGATACACCTCCTCCATATCCTTCAGGAAGGCCATGGCACATAGGGGCTGCAGCCCACTATTCTCAGATAGATATGATTGCAAGAACCGCACGAATGGCAGGAAATAACGTCTATTTTCCAGTAGGTATAGACAGAAACGGCCTTCCAGTCGAGATCTATACTGAAAAAAAGCACAACATACGCATGCAGGAAACGGAACGCAGTAAATTCCTTGAGCTTTGTAAGAGTTCACTTGATGACCTTGAGGCAGAAATGATACAAATAATGAAAAGCCTTGGGCTGTCCGCAAACTTTGCGCAGTATTACAGAACAGATTCTGAGGAATACCGCATCCTAACGCAGGCAACGTTCATAGAGCTTTGGAAGAAGGGAATCATCTACAAAGCAACAAGACCGAATAACTATGATTGGGTGTCAGGCACCACCATAGCTGATGCCGAAATTCAGTACCAAGACATACCTACAAAACTGGTCTATATGAAATTCAAAGTAAAGGACACTGGTAAGACGATCATAATTGCAAGTACAAGACCAGAGCTGCTTTGTGCTTGCCAGACAGTAATAGTCAATCCTGAGGATCAGAGATACAAGGACGTGATTGGAAAAAAGATAATAGTTCCAGTAGTAAACCGCGAAGTCACGATCAGAGAACACCACTCAGCTCAAATGGAATTTGGTTCAGGCGCCGTCATGGTGTGCAGTTACGGTGATCAGAACGATGTTGCATTATTCCGCGAGATGAAGCTTGAAGAAATAGTGGCAATAGGAACGAATGGCCTCATGACTGAAGCTGCAGGCAAGTATGCCGGAATGAAGGTAAAGGCTGCGCGCACCCAGATCATCGAGGATCTAAAGACCGCAGACCTAATAGAAAAGATAGAAGACATCACACACAGAACTCCCATCTCTGAGAGAAGCAAGATTCCAATTGAGATAATCCCGATGGAAGAGTATTATGTAAGACAGATTGAATCTGTAGAAAAGATTCGGAATCTAGCCCAGAAGATAACATTCCATCCAGAAATGCACAGGCAGATTCTGATGAACTGGCTTGATTCGATCACAATTGACTGGCCCATATCACGAAGGAGATTCTATGGTACTGAGATTCCCATCTGGTACTGTAAGAACTGCTCAGAGCCGCACGTTCCAGAGCCTGGAAGATACTACAAGCCGTGGAAAGATTCAGCTCCGTTTGCAAAGTGTACAAAGTGCAGCTCCAAAGACTTTGTAGGAGAGACAAGGACATTTGATACTTGGATGGACTCTTCCGTGTCACCTTTGTTTATTTCAAAGTTCCAAAGTGATCCTGAATTCTTCAGAAAAACCTACCCTGCAACACTAAGGCCTCAAGCAAAGGACATAGTCAGGACATGGCTTTATTACACCATCCTAAGATGTGAGCAGCTTACTGGTAGGGTTCCATGGTCAGAGGCATGGATAATGGGATACGGCCTTGATGAAAAGGGTATGAAGATGAGTAAAAGCAAAGGAAATGTAGTCGATCCGCTTCCCGTCATACAAAAATTTGGGGCTGATACTTTTAGATTCTGGAGTGCAAGTGAAATCAATCACGGATACGACTTTAGATGCAGCGAGCAAAAAATAGAAACTACAAAAAAATTCCTCTCCAAATTATGGAATGTCTCAAGATTCATCTCTAGCTATCCTGTTATCAAGGACGCCAACCCAACAGAAACTGATAGGTGGATTTTATCTGAGCTTGATAACCTCATAAAGGAATGCAGGAATGGTTATTCGGACTATAATTTTTTTGTACCCGCAATCGCGGTACGCGAGTTTACATGGAACGTGTTTGCTGCGCACTATATCGAAATGGTAAAGGCGCGAGCCTATGGTGACGGTTTTACTGAAAGTGAAAAAAATGCCGCGATCTACACTCTGCACAAAGTATTATCAACTATCTTACTTTTGCTTGCCCCCATTACCCCGTTCATCACCGACTTTATGTGGCAGACACTTTACTCCAAAGAGACGATCCACAAACAAAGACATCCAGAGCCACAGGGAGCTGAGGACATGAGTAGATTCACAAAGGAGATAGAAGAATTCAACTCTAGAGTGTGGAATGAGAAAAAATCAAAGGGCCTTTCCCTAAAGGATGCCATATCAATTGAGATTCCTGAATATCTAAAACCATTTGCAAAAGACCTCATATCGATGCATAGAATAAGCACATAA
- a CDS encoding zinc-binding dehydrogenase, with translation MKALVYERYAPDDDYAKILQIKEVPDPVPKANEVVFRVKVAGLNHDDIWGMRGKPLQIPLPHISGSDAAGEVTAVGDDVTGIKVGDRVVSHGNLSCRVCMSCTSGREFDCKNRKVWGFQTGPLWGGYCQYTHLPEVNVAKIPDNVSYEEAAAASMTMMTAWHMLVGRAKIRPGQTVLVMGGGSGMGIFGIQIAKLYGCDVIATASANKLEECRKIGADFAVDHRKEDWHKEVFAISKEIAKDKSTAPGIDVIFEHIGGSHWNKELTLLKYGATLVTTGATTGYEANTDLRHIFFKGTNVLGSTLGTKYELEDGLYWMSKGKIKSIIDSIYPLEEAVQAHTKMLKGNLFGKILMRPD, from the coding sequence ATGAAGGCACTAGTATACGAACGGTATGCCCCGGATGATGATTATGCCAAGATTCTACAAATAAAAGAGGTACCTGACCCAGTACCGAAAGCAAACGAGGTTGTATTTAGGGTAAAGGTTGCAGGACTAAATCACGATGATATCTGGGGGATGCGCGGAAAGCCACTTCAGATTCCCCTGCCGCATATATCTGGTTCAGATGCAGCAGGAGAGGTTACGGCAGTTGGTGATGACGTTACTGGCATAAAGGTAGGAGACAGAGTTGTTTCACACGGCAACCTCTCGTGCAGAGTATGTATGTCATGCACTAGTGGAAGGGAGTTTGACTGCAAAAATAGAAAAGTATGGGGATTTCAGACCGGACCCCTGTGGGGCGGATACTGCCAGTATACACACCTGCCTGAGGTAAACGTGGCAAAAATTCCTGATAATGTAAGCTACGAGGAGGCCGCTGCAGCTTCGATGACTATGATGACTGCCTGGCACATGTTAGTGGGGCGTGCAAAAATAAGACCTGGCCAGACGGTTCTTGTGATGGGTGGAGGTTCTGGCATGGGAATCTTTGGAATTCAGATTGCCAAGCTTTATGGCTGTGATGTGATAGCCACGGCAAGTGCCAACAAGCTTGAGGAATGCAGAAAGATTGGGGCTGACTTTGCAGTTGATCACAGGAAAGAGGACTGGCATAAAGAAGTATTTGCAATATCAAAGGAAATTGCAAAAGACAAAAGTACGGCACCTGGAATAGACGTAATATTTGAGCACATAGGCGGGTCTCACTGGAATAAGGAGCTAACCCTGCTAAAATATGGCGCCACATTGGTAACTACTGGAGCAACTACCGGCTATGAGGCAAACACTGATCTGAGGCACATTTTCTTTAAGGGAACAAATGTTTTGGGCTCTACACTTGGCACAAAATACGAACTTGAGGATGGACTATATTGGATGTCCAAAGGAAAAATAAAATCTATCATAGACTCGATATATCCGCTTGAAGAAGCAGTACAGGCACACACAAAGATGCTAAAAGGAAACCTGTTTGGTAAGATATTGATGAGGCCGGATTAA
- a CDS encoding 4a-hydroxytetrahydrobiopterin dehydratase yields the protein MEKLSDEKIRTELTGLDGWTIKDGKLHKDFVFDDFVEAFGFMSRASLHIERINHHPEWFNVYNKLSVDLTTHDAGGITQNDIALAKILNSLQ from the coding sequence CTGGAAAAGCTTTCAGACGAGAAAATAAGAACTGAGCTTACCGGCCTTGACGGTTGGACCATCAAGGATGGTAAACTGCACAAGGATTTTGTATTTGACGACTTTGTGGAAGCATTTGGCTTTATGTCAAGGGCTTCTCTACACATAGAGAGGATTAACCACCACCCAGAATGGTTTAACGTATACAACAAGTTAAGCGTAGATTTGACAACTCATGACGCAGGCGGAATCACTCAAAACGATATTGCCTTGGCAAAGATTCTAAACTCGCTTCAATGA
- a CDS encoding YnfA family protein, which produces MNVVARRAATSLLLFFLAGLCEIGGGYLVWLWLRDDFSWWVGAIGGFILFLYGVVPTLQKSHFHRIYAAYGGIFVVMSVLWGWLIDGINPDSYDIIGATIVAVGVLIIYYYPRKGEKIWSK; this is translated from the coding sequence ATGAATGTTGTAGCAAGACGAGCAGCTACGTCGCTGTTATTATTTTTTCTTGCAGGGTTGTGTGAGATAGGCGGAGGTTACCTTGTGTGGTTGTGGCTAAGAGATGACTTTTCGTGGTGGGTCGGTGCAATTGGCGGATTCATTCTTTTTTTATACGGCGTGGTTCCAACATTGCAAAAATCACATTTTCATAGAATCTATGCTGCATACGGCGGTATCTTTGTAGTAATGTCAGTTTTGTGGGGATGGCTCATCGACGGTATAAACCCAGACAGTTATGATATAATTGGTGCAACTATAGTAGCGGTCGGAGTTCTGATCATATACTATTATCCAAGGAAGGGTGAGAAAATTTGGTCGAAGTGA
- the pdxS gene encoding pyridoxal 5'-phosphate synthase lyase subunit PdxS produces MIPLSGNIEGAKGRISEKVGEFTISRGTSTLKRGFAHMLKNGVVMDVTTVEQAQIAEEAGAVSVMVLDKLPSDVRKAGGVARTASIRVIEEIMDAVTIPVMAKCRIGHVYEARVLEETNVDMIDESEVLTPADETHHIWKWDFTTPFVNGARSLAEALRRIEEGAAMIRTKGEPGTGNVAEAVTHIKKVNEELRLIKSIYDSGDNQDLVKMAREFKVSYELVEQTAKIGRLPVVNFAAGGIATPADAAYLMSLGCDGIFVGSGIFKADDAKERARAIVLATTFWEDADKVKEAQRMIDERQSMLGLDVKNLELRMQERGSAA; encoded by the coding sequence ATGATTCCTCTTTCTGGCAATATAGAAGGTGCTAAGGGAAGGATTAGCGAGAAAGTTGGCGAGTTTACGATCTCTAGGGGCACATCGACACTAAAACGTGGATTCGCACACATGCTCAAAAACGGCGTGGTAATGGATGTGACAACCGTAGAGCAAGCACAGATTGCGGAAGAGGCAGGAGCAGTATCGGTCATGGTCCTTGACAAGCTTCCATCTGATGTTAGGAAGGCAGGAGGAGTTGCAAGAACTGCCAGCATACGTGTTATAGAAGAGATAATGGATGCAGTTACTATTCCGGTTATGGCAAAGTGCAGGATAGGGCACGTGTATGAGGCACGGGTGCTGGAAGAGACAAACGTGGACATGATTGACGAATCTGAGGTGCTCACGCCAGCTGATGAAACACATCACATATGGAAGTGGGATTTTACAACGCCATTTGTAAACGGTGCAAGATCGCTTGCGGAGGCTTTGCGAAGAATAGAGGAGGGTGCAGCAATGATAAGAACAAAGGGAGAGCCTGGAACAGGGAACGTGGCTGAGGCAGTAACCCACATAAAAAAAGTAAATGAGGAATTACGATTAATTAAATCAATTTACGACTCTGGGGACAATCAGGATCTGGTGAAGATGGCACGTGAGTTCAAAGTCTCGTACGAGCTGGTAGAACAGACTGCAAAGATTGGGAGGCTGCCTGTTGTAAATTTTGCTGCTGGGGGAATAGCAACGCCAGCTGATGCAGCGTATCTTATGTCGCTTGGATGCGATGGTATTTTTGTTGGCTCTGGAATATTCAAAGCTGACGACGCAAAGGAAAGAGCAAGAGCCATAGTTCTTGCAACCACATTCTGGGAGGATGCAGATAAGGTAAAAGAAGCTCAGAGGATGATTGATGAAAGACAGTCTATGCTCGGGCTTGATGTTAAGAATCTTGAATTGAGAATGCAGGAGCGTGGTTCCGCGGCATGA